The following proteins come from a genomic window of Coffea arabica cultivar ET-39 chromosome 11c, Coffea Arabica ET-39 HiFi, whole genome shotgun sequence:
- the LOC113716320 gene encoding probable RNA helicase SDE3, whose product MLAFLIHILKRICCVEDEEREINQYQNLKQSHYDFRRVPIIDSFPGSCNSLVQTTTPSRSNEVYNVNKSRSTFNEYLVPSKLSRNEVSKSVTSSTSTGIGNKNLIVASESTSPSSVHHAKQPSITAGPSEVLKSPAEITQNRNNLSSSMDHNPQICKRDATMPTEQKLSPGVSSASYKSFPSSTKLPHLQSSKLSPCESGTKKLHSFLETDSPSSYTKLADSCSQKPPPLSTKPVLSLVSTSSISLQTKTKYVWVEKGVSSTYVFPKGIRDLIEKDIVPGVLKQPLSMSTYMDYFQALLYAEDCHLEKWDGFEVKNVNLELHEASIYMRKRKHKTLEESDLKDEKTFVAFEIDEIPERRPFLLSRDFVSVQPCSRKIEPFQGVIYRVVKSNLVLAEFGKSFYSQHRPECKYDVKFSFNRVCLKRAHQAIADVSSASFRNFLFPDLPPEHEVLSTQRVDNRYQKANFAVHQILRLQGAPPYLVEGPMCISEGGHLSRTGVVIVEAARQILRSDPSKKILLCAPVNKTCDLLLRGLKKEMSDSDIFRANAAFREVDGIPVDILPSCLYERQTECFSCPPLEELRKFKIILSTFMSSFRLHSEGVKAGHFSHIFLVDASSATEPETMIPIANFANDKTIVVVTGAPRNRSGWVRSKIARQNGLMISYFERLRERELYKKLNPGVIMQLEDNSNERFRSLPAFGI is encoded by the exons ATGCTGGCGTTCCTCATTCATATATTGAAACGAATTTGTTGTGTTGAAGATGAAGAAAGGGAAATCAATCAATACCAGAATCTGAAGCAGAGCCACTATGATTTTCGGAGAGTTCCAATTATTGACTCTTTTCCAGGGTCTTGCAATTCTTTGGTGCAAACAACCACCCCCTCCAGAAGCAACGAAGTCTATAATGTCAACAAATCAAGGTCAACCTTTAATGAATATTTGGTTCCTAGTAAGCTATCTAGAAACGAGGTTAGTAAGTCTGTGACTAGCTCTACAAGTACTGGAATTGGTAACAAGAATCTGATAGTTGCATCTGAATCCACTTCACCTTCTTCCGTACACCATGCCAAGCAACCTTCCATTACTGCCGGGCCGAGTGAAGTACTGAAAAGCCCTGCTGAAATTACTCAGAACCGAAACAATTTATCATCTTCTATGGACCACAATCCTCAAATTTGCAAGAGAGACGCCACTATGCCAACTGAACAGAAATTGTCCCCTGGTGTATCTTCAGCTTCTTATAAATCATTTCCGTCTTCCACAAAATTGCCTCATTTACAATCCTCCAAGCTGTCACCATGTGAATCTGGGACCAAGAAGCTCCACTCATTCCTTGAAACAGATTCACCATCATCTTATACTAAGCTTGCTGACTCTTGCTCTCAAAAACCCCCTCCCTTGTCAACTAAGCCGGTCCTGTCTCTGGTGTCTACAAGCTCTATCAGTCTGCAGACAAAGACTAAGTATGTTTGGGTAGAAAAGGGTGTGTCATCCACATACGTGTTTCCAAAGGGTATTAGAGATTTGATTGAGAAAGACATTGTCCCAGGAGTCCTCAAGCAGCCTTTGTCTATGTCAACATACATGGATTACTTTCAGGCTCTGTTGTATGCTGAGGACTGTCACCTGGAG AAATGGGATGGATTTGAGGTGAAGAATGTCAATCTGGAGTTGCATGAAGCGTCAATATacatgagaaaaagaaaacataaaaCCTTGGAGGAATCTGACCTGAAAGATGAAAAGAcctttgttgcatttgaaattgACGAGATACCTGAAAGGAGGCCATTTTTGCTATCAAGAGATTTTGTTTCCGTACAGCCTTGTAGCAGGAAAATCGAGCCATTTCAG GGTGTCATTTATCGTGTGGTAAAGAGCAACCTTGTGTTAGCTGAATTTGGAAAAAGTTTTTACTCTCAGCATCGCCCAGAGTGCAAATATGatgtaaaattttcatttaataGAGTTTGTTTGAAAAGGGCTCACCAAGCAATTGCAGATGTGTCATCTGCTTCATTCAGGAACTTTCTCTTTCCTGATTTACCACCAGAACATGAAGTTCTTTCTACACAGCGTGTGGACAACAGATATCAGAAAGCTAACTTCGCTGTTCATCAAATATTGAGGCTTCAGGGTGCACCTCCCTATCTCGTGGAGGGACCAATGTGTATTTCTGAAGGTGGTCATTTATCAAGAACTGGAGTGGTAATTGTAGAAGCAGCACGTCAGATTCTTCGCAGTGATCCATCGAAAAAGATTCTTCTGTGTGCACCTGTAAACAAAACATGTGATCTGCTCCTGAGAGGACTCAAGAAAGAGATGTCGGACTCTGATATATTTAGGGCCAATGCTGCATTCAGGGAGGTGGACGGGATTCCTGTGGATATATTACCCTCTTGTCTTTACGAGAGACAAACAGAGTGCTTTTCTTGTCCACCGCTTGAAGAGCTTCGAAAATTCAAGATAATTTTATCCACTTTCATGAGCAGTTTTCGGCTGCATAGTGAAGGAGTAAAGGCGGGACACTTCAGTCACATTTTCCTGGTTGATGCCTCATCTGCCACTGAACCAGAGACAATGATCCCTATAGCTAACTTTGCTAATGATAAAACCATTGTTGTGGTGACTGGTGCACCAAGAAACCGTTCTGGTTGGGTTCGCTCAAAAATTGCGAGACAGAATGGACTGATGATTTCATACTTTGAGAGGCTTCGCGAGAGGGAGCTGTACAAGAAACTTAATCCAGGGGTAATAATGCAGCTGGAAGACAACTCAAATGAAAGATTTAGGTCTCTACCAGCAtttgggatataa
- the LOC113716308 gene encoding uncharacterized protein, whose product MTLIREHLDGNTTFGRSSMIKLPKRLIPDRPVQLELPTTQPEPSAGFDIEGQQHLPADDRQPDDGDDLDDNNMTNLQWLPAVIGPCFTTISIGIALQYFQTLAPVPATFPLSCMAILLMFCAYWASIILQRHHPEASSFMGQVSIFFAVIPVVLVFPVDYRSKLIFIALFIFGGLVIKVLPLKTCHRSAGLLPTCGRDT is encoded by the exons ATGACTTTGATCAGAGAACACCTGGATGGAAATACAACTTTTGGAAGATCAAG TATGATCAAGCTGCCCAAGCGGCTGATCCCGGACAGGCCAGTTCAACTAGAGTTGCCCACCACCCAACCGGAGCCTAGTGCAGGATTTGATATAGAGGGGCAGCAGCACCTGCCTGCAGACGACCGGCAACCTGATGATGGTGATGATCTTGATGACAATAACATGACGAACTTGCAGTGGCTGCCGGCGGTGATTGGACCTTGTTTTACCACCATTAGCATTGGCATAGCCTTGCAATATTTTCAAACCCTTGCACCAGTACCTGCAACCTTCCCGTTGTCATGCATGGCTATCCTGCTGATGTTTTGTGCTTATTGGGCATCTATTATACTACAACGCCATCACCCCGAGGCATCTAGTTTCATGGGCCAAGTCTCAATTTTCTTCGCCGTTATTCCGGTTGTGTTGGTCTTTCCTGTTGATTACCGATCCAAGCTGATATTTATCGCCCTCTTCATCTTTGGAGGGCTCGTCATAAAAGTCCTTCCGCTCAAGACTT GTCATAGGAGTGCAGGGCTGCTGCCAACTTGTGGTCGAGACACCTGA